From a region of the Mercurialis annua linkage group LG1-X, ddMerAnnu1.2, whole genome shotgun sequence genome:
- the LOC126664482 gene encoding uncharacterized protein LOC126664482, translating to MRGSGSSSAGRGRGRDTGQGRGRGRGRGDPEQDPLESSDPGAEQQVLAGRPAPRRAARQPQDQPPATDETGRIRVTPDAGRERLLDSRNDSGSASRAILPIFRSSWFPEGSSWKKLTAEHKDFYFEEFKKGFCWDSTHPEDLIRGVFYRHAANRYKDTLHNMKPDKKEGSVSADTWASWKRDWDTADAKKKSEVARANRLSEPSGAGTGPVRHTAGSRSATRHKTVMTEELGREPTLAELHVRLHLTKADRTVFVDKRSKDKNDRFQAELAAATQSQAAGEGSSSTPEPIDENELFLSLEAIKKQRVYGIGSASASYIGQSSRLRRGGSSQSQQQAVVSEEIEQRIAREVEERLEQRMRTVEAGFEERVEQRIRTVEAGFDERIRTELARLMTTLPPELRPQFPPPPPPPADDTTSLE from the exons ATGAGAGGTTCAGGTTCTTCTTCTGCCGGCCGAGGCCGGGGTAGGGACACTGGTCAGGGACGTGGACGTGGACGTGGACGTGGCGACCCAGAGCAGGATCCACTTGAGAGCTCGGATCCAGGGGCTGAGCAGCAGGTGCTGGCGGGTAGACCCGCACCGCGGAGAGCGGCGAGACAGCCGCAGGACCAGCCGCCAGCTACGGACGAGACTGGGAGGATTAGAGTTACACCTGATGCTGGAAG AGAAAGGTTACTAGATAGCAGGAACGACAGCGGGAGCGCATCGAGGGCGATCTTGCCCATTTTCCGATCTAGCTGGTTCCCTGAGGGTTCCTCGTGGAAGAAGCTGACAGCAGAGCATAAGGACTTCTACTTCGAGGAGTTCAAG AAGGGTTTTTGCTGGGACTCCACCCACCCTGAGGACCTGATTAGAGGGGTCTTCTACCGACATGCGGCTAATCGGTACAAAGATACTCTCCACAACATGAAGCCAGATAAAAAAGAGGGCAGTGTCAGTGCTGATACTTGGGCGTCGTGGAAGCGAGACTGGGATACTGCTGATGCTAAGAAGAAGTCTGAGGTAGCACGAGCTAATCGGCTGAGTGAGCCGTCCGGAGCTGGCACCGGACCGGTTCGACATACCGCAGGATCGAGATCGGCTACGAGGCATAAGACAGTTATG ACTGAGGAGCTCGGTCGAGAGCCAACTTTAGCTGAGTTGCATGTACGGTTGCACCTGACCAAGGCTGATCGGACTGTCTTCGTTGACAAGAGATCAAAGGATAAAAAC GACCGTTTCCAGGCAGAGCTTGCTGCAGCGACCCAGTCTCAGGCGGCTGGAGAAGGGAGTTCGTCGACTCCAGAGCCGATCGACGAGAACGAGCTGTTTTTGTCTCTCGAGGCAATCAAGAAGCAGCGAGTCTACGGTATTGGTTCGGCTTCAGCATCCTACATCGGCCAGAGCAGCCGATTGCGCCGCGGCGGATCATCCCAGTCACAGCAGCAGGCGGTCGTTAGTGAGGAGATCGAGCAGCGCATTGCTAGAGAGGTTGAGGAGCGACTCGAGCAGCGGATgcgtactgtggaggcgggttttgaagagcgggtcgagcagcggatccgtactgtggaggcgggtttcgacgagcggatccgtactgagcTTGCGCGACTGATGACTACACTCCCACCGGAGTTACGACCGCAGTTTCCcccacctccacctccaccgGCTGACGACACTACTAGTTTGGAGTAG